A portion of the Trachemys scripta elegans isolate TJP31775 chromosome 9, CAS_Tse_1.0, whole genome shotgun sequence genome contains these proteins:
- the RLIM gene encoding E3 ubiquitin-protein ligase RLIM: MESSDSNDKGSIDHSEAQRRSQLDRLEREEAFYHFVNNLNEEDYRLMRDNNLLGTPGEITEEELMRRLHQVKEGPPQQNGDENRGAESTEDVSNRDSIIDWLNSVRQTGNTTRSGQRGNQSWRAVSRTNPNSGDFRFSLEINVNRNNGNPNPEAENEQSVEPSNGEDLENSQSDTETPRSESPSVRQPGSDRSTSEELATEEASPLRGQRRARSRSPEQRRTRARTDRSRSPINPASETPRRSPHNMPSQTLDHSLVNESEGSSRTRQHVTLRQHTTGTEITSENAVLFSTPETRPAPPALGSSETNGSSESAAPGQRPPTIVLDLQVRRVRPGEYRQRDSIANRTRSRSQTPNNTVTYESERGGLRRTFSRSERAGVRTYVSTIRIPIRRIINTGFNETTSVAIQTILRQIMTGFGELNYYMYSDGDADPNGPAPNQNVDAPELQNGGDSGSTSSRNESTEGSSGEVYENSNEGGSTSARREGRNTRGSVTFEESGSLPFLSLAQFFLLNEDDDDQPRGLTKEQIDNLAWRNFGESDALKTCSVCITEYTEGNKLRKLPCSHEYHVHCIDRWLSENSTCPICRRAVLASGNRESVV, translated from the exons ATGGAAAGCTCAGATTCTAACGATAAAGGAAGTATTGATCACTCAGAAGCACAGCGCCGGAGTCAGCTGGATCGATTAGAACGTGAAGAAGCTTTCTATCACTTTGTCAATAACCTGAATGAAGAGGACTATAGGCTTATGAGGGATAACAATTTGCTAGGAACACCAG GTGAAATTACTGAAGAAGAATTGATGAGAAGGCTACATCAAGTTAAAGAAGGTCCACCACAGCAAAATGGTGATGAGAACAGag GTGCAGAATCCACAGAAGATGTTTCTAATAGAGATTCCATAATAGACTGGCTTAATTCAGTACGACAGACTGGAAATACCACACGGAGCGGGCAAAGAGGAAACCAGTCTTGGAGGGCAGTGAGCCGGACTAACCCTAACAGTGGTGATTTCAGATTCAGTTTGGAAATAAATGTCAACCGTAATAATGGGAACCCAAACCCAGAAGCTGAAAATGAGCAATCTGTAGAGCCCTCTAATGGTGAGGATTTGGAAAATAGCCAAAGTGACACTGAGACTCCAAGATCTGAATCGCCATCTGTAAGGCAGCCTGGCTCAGACAGAAGTACCTCTGAGGAGTTAGCAACTGAGGAAGCATCTCCTCTCagaggccagagaagagcaagaagcAGGAGCCCAGAACAACGAAGAACCCGGGCTAGGACTGATAGAAGTAGGTCACCTATTAATCCAGCAAGTGAGACTCCTCGCAGGTCTCCTCATAATATGCCATCTCAGACACTTGATCATTCCCTCGTAAACGAATCTGAGGGAAGTTCTAGAACTAGACAGCATGTGACGTTAAGGCAACATACGACGGGGACTGAGATTACAAGTGAAAATGCAGTTCTGTTTTCAACCCCTGAAACAAgacctgctcctccagcattagGTTCTTCAGAAACAAATGGCAGCAGTGAGTCTGCAGCTCCTGGACAGAGACCACCTACTATAGTTCTTGATCTTCAAGTGAGAAGAGTCCGTCCAGGAGAATATCGGCAGAGAGACAGCATAGCCAACCGAACCCGATCCAGGTCCCAGACACCAAACAATACAGTCACTTATGAAAGTGAACGTGGAGGGCTTAGGCGTACATTTTCACGTTCAGAACGGGCTGGAGTGAGAACTTATGTCAGTACCATTAGGATTCCTATTCGTAGAATCATAAACACGGGCTTTAATGAGACAACATCGGTTGCAATTCAGACCATTCTAAGGCAGATAATGACAGGTTTTGGAGAATTAAACTATTATATGTACAGTGATGGTGATGCAGATCCTAATGGCCCAGCCCCAAACCAAAATGTAGATGCTCCTGAGCTACAGAATGGAGGTGATAGTGGTAGTACTAGTTCACGCAATGAAAGTACTGAAGGTAGCTCAGGGGAGGTATATGAAAATAGTAATGAAGGAGGTTCAACATCTGCTAGGCGGGAAGGTCGGAATACTAGGGGATCAGTCACTTTTGAAGAAAGTGGCTCTTTACCATTCCTTAGCCTAGCACAGTTTTTTCTACTAAATGAGGATGATGATGACCAGCCAAGAGGACTCACCAAAGAACAAATTGACAACCTAGCATGGAGGAATTTTGGTGAAAGCGATGCTCTGAAAACCTGTAGTGTCTGTATTACAGAATACACAGAGGGCAACAAGCTTCGTAAACTGCCTTGTTCCCATGAGTACCATGTCCACTGCATTGATCGCTGGTTATCAGAAAATTCCACTTGTCCTATTTGTCGTAGAGCAGTCTTAGCGTCTGGTAACAGAGAAAGTGTTGTCTAA